The proteins below come from a single Bdellovibrionales bacterium genomic window:
- a CDS encoding GNAT family N-acetyltransferase codes for MITALEKKPFANSLKGPRLWLEKATTAHAEKLWECVLKDRELRGVSWPGTESVEEMRGYLQMVDLELPKDEVVYIMRLEQEIIGSFHIHSLNYTYHRTEIGYGIQKAYEGYGFVSEAVELVEKELKRLGFNRIEIRCNADNIRSVSLAKRNAYRHEGTLLQECVEDGRFRDTAIFAKLLRS; via the coding sequence ATGATCACAGCTCTCGAGAAGAAACCTTTTGCAAACTCCCTGAAGGGTCCACGGTTGTGGCTGGAAAAAGCCACGACCGCGCACGCCGAAAAGCTTTGGGAGTGCGTTTTAAAAGACCGCGAACTTCGCGGTGTCAGTTGGCCCGGAACCGAATCGGTTGAGGAAATGCGCGGGTATTTGCAGATGGTGGATCTTGAGCTGCCAAAGGACGAAGTCGTCTACATCATGAGGCTTGAGCAAGAAATCATCGGCAGCTTTCATATTCATAGCCTCAATTACACTTATCACCGCACTGAAATCGGTTACGGGATTCAGAAAGCCTACGAAGGCTATGGCTTTGTCAGTGAGGCTGTCGAACTCGTCGAAAAAGAGCTGAAACGCCTCGGATTTAACCGCATTGAGATCCGTTGCAATGCCGATAATATTCGCTCTGTGAGCTTAGCAAAGCGCAATGCCTATCGCCACGAGGGCACACTTCTACAAGAATGTGTCGAAGATGGACGCTTCCGCGACACTGCGATCTTTGCCAAACTCTTGCGCTCTTAG